The following proteins come from a genomic window of Syntrophorhabdales bacterium:
- a CDS encoding amidohydrolase family protein: MKKENKNKKPEGMDRRSFLKGMALGAGAALVLPATASAQSGTRPVQEGSEEKIDMFCHVLPKKYKEELFKKSKPCYYLEADRNKPALFDLDMRFKDMDKFPGMRQVLTLGAPPLEYALSPTDAVELARMANDGMAELVEKYPDRFVAAVASLPLNNVDASLRETDRAMKELKCKGIQIFSSVNGKPIDRPEFMPLYEKMAQYDLPIWLHPARDVVVPDYVDENTSKYALSTTFGWPFETTLAMSRLVFSGVMDKYPNITFIAHHCGAMIPFFYRRIPQPAPPGAKLMKPSVEYFKRFYTDTVLAGNTPALMCGHAFFGTEKITFATDYPYPGAKPDVAIDDVIKSVEQMSVPEEDKAKIFSKNAKRLLKMT, translated from the coding sequence TTCCTGCCACGGCATCCGCGCAATCAGGGACGAGGCCGGTTCAGGAGGGCTCCGAGGAGAAGATCGATATGTTCTGCCATGTACTGCCCAAGAAGTATAAGGAGGAGCTCTTTAAGAAATCGAAGCCCTGTTACTATCTTGAGGCGGACAGGAACAAGCCGGCCTTGTTCGACCTTGATATGAGGTTTAAAGATATGGACAAATTTCCCGGGATGCGGCAGGTATTGACGTTAGGTGCGCCGCCTCTGGAATATGCGCTCTCGCCCACGGACGCTGTGGAACTGGCCCGTATGGCAAATGATGGCATGGCTGAGCTGGTGGAAAAGTATCCGGATCGTTTTGTCGCGGCTGTGGCCAGCCTGCCGTTGAACAACGTTGACGCCTCTCTCCGTGAAACAGACAGGGCGATGAAGGAACTGAAGTGCAAGGGGATCCAGATATTCAGCTCTGTCAACGGCAAGCCGATCGACCGGCCGGAGTTCATGCCCTTGTATGAAAAGATGGCTCAATATGATCTGCCGATCTGGCTCCACCCGGCAAGGGATGTGGTTGTTCCTGACTACGTGGATGAGAACACCTCGAAGTATGCCCTCTCGACTACCTTCGGGTGGCCTTTCGAGACGACGCTTGCCATGTCCCGTCTTGTCTTCAGCGGTGTCATGGACAAGTATCCGAATATAACATTCATCGCCCACCACTGCGGTGCGATGATTCCCTTCTTCTACAGACGTATTCCGCAGCCGGCTCCTCCTGGGGCGAAGCTGATGAAACCTTCGGTTGAGTACTTCAAGCGTTTCTACACGGATACGGTGCTTGCGGGAAACACGCCAGCGCTGATGTGCGGGCACGCTTTCTTCGGTACGGAGAAGATAACCTTCGCCACCGACTACCCGTATCCCGGAGCCAAACCTGACGTTGCAATCGACGACGTTATCAAGTCGGTGGAGCAGATGAGCGTGCCTGAGGAAGACAAAGCCAAAATTTTCTCAAAAAATGCAAAGCGGCTTTTGAAGATGACCTGA